The Nitrospirota bacterium region GATGATCTTCTTGAACAGGCCCACGAAGAACAGGAACAGGCCGAGCGATACGTTCCGGTAGTCCAGGACCTTGTTCCGCATGCTCGCGAACTGCGGCATCATCTCCTTGTGGTGGATGATCGGCCCCGCGAGCAGGTGCGGGAAGAACGTCACGAACAGGCCGTAGTTCAGGAAATCGTACTCCCGGGCCGTTCCCTTGTACGTGTCGACGAGATAGGCGATCTGCGTGAAGGTGAAGAAGCTGATCCCGAGCGGCAGGACGATCTTCTGCAGCGCCAGGTCCAGGCCCGCGAGCGCGTTGATGTTCGCGATGAAGAAGTCCGTGTATTTGTAGTAGCCGAGCAGCAGGACATTGAAGAGGAGGCCGGCGAGGAGGATGTATTTCCGGGAGCCGGCGTCGGGACGATCCTTCCCGGACCTTCCGAGGGACGAGCCGACGCCGTAGTTGACGAGAATGCTTGCCAGGATCAGGGCGAGATACTTGACGTTCCACCAGCAATAGAACACGAGCGAGGCCAGGACGAGCCAGGCCGTGGCAGCCCGGGTATAGCGCCACCGGTTCAGCAGGAAATAGATGATGACCGTGAGGGGAAGGAAAATGGAGAAATATTCGAATGAGTTGAAGAGCATTTACGCTGTCTGAAAGAAATTGATTTTGCTCAGGATACTACCTGTCCGGGGAGGGCATGTCAACTGGATTTTTCGGACTTTGGGAGGGTATGCCGGTCATCCGTCGAGCGCGGCCGGAGCATGACGTGTCTTTTCCTGCGGCTTTCCCCGGGCATCAGGGGCCGCCCTTCGGCGTCAGCTCACCCGCCGGTCGAGGCTCCGGTACTGGATCGCCTCGGAGACATGGTGGGAGGCGATGGACTCGCTCCCCTCGAGGTCGGCGATGGTGCGGGCGACCTTCAGGACCCTGTTGTAGGCGCGGGCCGACAGACCGAGCCTGTTCATGGCCTTCTCCATGAGCGACTGGCACTGCTCATCAATCCTGCAGTATCTGCGGATGTGGCGGGGCTTCATGTGCGCGTTGGCATAGATGCCGTCATTCCCGAACCGCTCCTGCTGGATTGACCGAGCCCGCGTCACGCGCTCGCGGATGGACAAGGACGGCTCGGCCGGGGCGTCCGAAGCGATTTCGCCGAACTTGATCGCCGGCACCTCGATATGGATGTCGATCCGGTCCATGAGCGGGCCGGAGACCCGCGAGCGGTAGGTCTGGACCTGGTGGGGTGAGCAGAGGCACTGGTGCAGGGGGTCGCCGTGGAAACCGCACTTGCAGGGGTTCATGGCAGCGATCAGCATCAGGGATGCCGGATAGGTGATGGACGTGACCGCGCGGGATATGGTGACCTGTCCGTCCTCGAGGGGCTGGCGAAGCGCTTCGAGCACGTTCCGCTTGAACTCGGGCAGTTCGTCGAGGAAAAGCACGCCGTTGTGAGACAGGCTCACCTCGCCGGGTTTCGGAATCTGGCCGCCTCCGATCAGGCCGGCATCGGATATTGTGTGGTGCGGCGAGCGGTAAGGCCTTGTCGCGATGAGAGGCTGGCCCTGCTTGAGCAGGCCCATGATGCTGTGGATCTTGGTCGTTTCGATGGACTCATCGAAACTCATCCGGGGAAGGATCGAGGGTATCCGGCGAGCGAGCATCGTCTTGCCGGAACCCGGCGGGCCGATCATCACGATGTTGTGGGCCCCGGCGGCCGAGACCTCGATGGCGCGCTTGGCGTGCTCCTGCCCCTTTACCTCCGAGAAGTCCTCCTGGTACGCGGAATAGGTCTCGAAGGCTTCCTGGATGTCGACCTTCAAGGGCTCGACCGCGGCGTTCCCGGTCAGAAATTCGACCGCCTGGGGCAGGGTGTGCATGGCGTAAACCGGCACGGCATCGACGACCGCCGCTTCCCGTGCATTGTCAGCGGGGACCACCATGCCCCGGTAGCCGGCCTTTTTGGCCAGCACGGCCATGGACAGGAGGCCCCGGACCGGCTTCACCCTGCCGTCGAGCGAGAGCTCCCCGACGATCAGATACCCATTTACCGCTTCCTGCGCGATGATGCCCTCGGCGATCAGCATCCCGATGGCGATCGGGAGGTCGAAGGCCGAGCCTTCCTTCTTGATGTCGGCGGGCGCCAGGTTGACGACGACCTGCTTGAGCGGGAAGTCAAATCCCGTGTTCTTGAGCGCGGCGCGGACGCGCTCCTTGCTTTCCTTGACGGCAGCGTCGGGAAGACCCACCGTGGAGAAGAACGGCAGCCCCCTGCTCGCGATGTCCACCTCTACTTCGACGGGGTAGGCATCGATGCCGAGTACCGCAGCGCTGGTGACCTTGGCGAGCATGGAACCTCCCGGTGCGACCGGTGAGCCCCCTTCGCGGGAGCCGTGGGGATGCCCAGTCGCGGGATGGCACGCGACGCTCGGCCCTGCAGAGAAACGCCAGGCCCCACGCATGATGAGACACGCCCGTTCGTAATAGGCTGAATTGTTATAGCAGAGAAAAACCGGGGAGTCAAACCGAAAAGCGGGAGGAGAGGTTCACTGCTCGATACGGGTGACGAAAGCACCGACGAAGTGATTGGTACGAACATAATCGGCAAGGGGCAGTTCCTTGACCACCCCTCCGCCGGGTGTGCCGCTGCGGTCCTTGTTCCCCGCGGCATGGATGACGTAGGGTTTGCCAGACTTGATGTGCACGATGGAGAGGTGGGCTACGATCTCATCGGAAGCCCGCTTCTTCGGGTCCTTGACCCAGTAGATGATGTCGCCGTCCTGAAGCTTCTTTTGGAACATTCGCGTGGCAAGAACGGATTTCGGCAGGATGTCAACGTCGCCCTTGCCGCGCGTGCCGGCGATCGCTCTGGTCGGGCCCAGCTCCGCGGTCAGGTTCCTGCCCCACTTGCCGCTGAAGACCAGGTCCTCGCCGTATTCGAAACGCTGGTCGTAGTTCGTGACCAAGCCGTCAACAAGCCTGCCCTGCGTGATGAAACGGAGCGAGAGAGCCCTGTCGATGGCCTCTGCCGGCGTGCCGCTCTCGGCAAGCTCCACGGACCGGAAGGCGTGGTACATGCAGTCCACCTTTTCGTCCGCCACGATCCGGTTCGTCCTCACGTAGAGCCCGAGGGGGTCGGGGTCATAGGGCGTTCCGACGAACCGGCCGGCCCAGTAGGAAATGCGCTTTCCGAGGGGCAGGCGGGCGACCCGCGCTTGCGCGAGCAGAACCTCGTCGGCTGTCATCTCCGCGGGCGTCTTGTCCCGGTCGGTCTCGGCGCCGATGATCCTGAGCCCCGTCTGAAGCGAATTGGCATACCGTCTGTCGTACAATCCGGCAAGTTGTATCGACCCTTTTCGCGCCGCATGGAGAAATCTGCCGTTGCCGAGATAGATCCCTTCGTCGCCGTTGAAGAGCAGGATGTCGCCGGGCTGCAGGTCCTTCTTTGCCACCCGCTCTGCCCTCGACTTCAGGGAGTCCCTGTCCATGCCGAGCGGATACCCGTAGATCCGGTAGACGATATAGATGAGGCCGTAGCTGTCCATGCCCTGGGCCACGAGACCACCGGTCTCGTGCCTCACGCCGATGAACCTTTTTGCCGTGCGTACGATGTCGTCGGGCGAGGTGGTATTCGTGATCGGATCGGGGGACCGCAGGGGGATCACGTCTGCCGCAGCGATGATCGCGACGGAGCGGTCGGGAAACTGGACCTTGTAGCCGTCGGCATTTTTTTCGAGCACCGGGAGGCGCGTTCCCGCGTAGAGCGGCACTTTGTGGTCGCCGGTCTTGTCCAGGATCAAGGCCTCGGTCTTCGGCGACGCGATAACGATCCAGGGCCTCTCGGGATTCAGGTAGTGCCGGCCCTTGTCCTTCGGGATATAGACGGCCTCCTGCTGGATCCATCCCTCCCGGTCATCCTGGTCCGGAATCGAGATACGATACCGGTAATCCCGCTTCTCCAGGATACGTACCTCATCCGCCATCAGGACCTGCGTGCTGAGGCCGGCTTTCGGCGCGGGCCGGTCATGTACATTCGCAAGGGGCACCGAGATGATTCCGGGGATGGGGTTCTTGACGGGTTCCTGGGAGCTGAGTAGAGCGGGAAACAGGAAGAGCGCACAGACGGTGAGGAATGGTATCGGGAGATGCTTTTTC contains the following coding sequences:
- a CDS encoding NlpC/P60 family protein → MKKHLPIPFLTVCALFLFPALLSSQEPVKNPIPGIISVPLANVHDRPAPKAGLSTQVLMADEVRILEKRDYRYRISIPDQDDREGWIQQEAVYIPKDKGRHYLNPERPWIVIASPKTEALILDKTGDHKVPLYAGTRLPVLEKNADGYKVQFPDRSVAIIAAADVIPLRSPDPITNTTSPDDIVRTAKRFIGVRHETGGLVAQGMDSYGLIYIVYRIYGYPLGMDRDSLKSRAERVAKKDLQPGDILLFNGDEGIYLGNGRFLHAARKGSIQLAGLYDRRYANSLQTGLRIIGAETDRDKTPAEMTADEVLLAQARVARLPLGKRISYWAGRFVGTPYDPDPLGLYVRTNRIVADEKVDCMYHAFRSVELAESGTPAEAIDRALSLRFITQGRLVDGLVTNYDQRFEYGEDLVFSGKWGRNLTAELGPTRAIAGTRGKGDVDILPKSVLATRMFQKKLQDGDIIYWVKDPKKRASDEIVAHLSIVHIKSGKPYVIHAAGNKDRSGTPGGGVVKELPLADYVRTNHFVGAFVTRIEQ
- a CDS encoding YifB family Mg chelatase-like AAA ATPase → MLAKVTSAAVLGIDAYPVEVEVDIASRGLPFFSTVGLPDAAVKESKERVRAALKNTGFDFPLKQVVVNLAPADIKKEGSAFDLPIAIGMLIAEGIIAQEAVNGYLIVGELSLDGRVKPVRGLLSMAVLAKKAGYRGMVVPADNAREAAVVDAVPVYAMHTLPQAVEFLTGNAAVEPLKVDIQEAFETYSAYQEDFSEVKGQEHAKRAIEVSAAGAHNIVMIGPPGSGKTMLARRIPSILPRMSFDESIETTKIHSIMGLLKQGQPLIATRPYRSPHHTISDAGLIGGGQIPKPGEVSLSHNGVLFLDELPEFKRNVLEALRQPLEDGQVTISRAVTSITYPASLMLIAAMNPCKCGFHGDPLHQCLCSPHQVQTYRSRVSGPLMDRIDIHIEVPAIKFGEIASDAPAEPSLSIRERVTRARSIQQERFGNDGIYANAHMKPRHIRRYCRIDEQCQSLMEKAMNRLGLSARAYNRVLKVARTIADLEGSESIASHHVSEAIQYRSLDRRVS